In the genome of Gemmatimonas sp. UBA7669, the window TCGGTGCCGACAATGGTGAGTCCCCAGGCCAACCGCTCCGTACGCCCGATCATCACACCCGGCAGGACGGGCTCGGTGGCACCAATGGCACGATACCCCGGTGCATCGAGATGCACGATGTAGCGGAACGACGGATTCTCGACGGCCCGATGCGGATCGTTGGCCACGATGGGCTTGCCACTCCGGGTGAGTCGACCGGAAATGACCCAGTTGTTGGAGCCCGGTGAGTCTTCCTGCACGCCGTTGTTCACACTGGCGCCGCTGCCCTCGAGTGCCGCGTAGGCCGGCAGCAGTGGTGGCTTTACATCACCGGTGCGAAGCGCCTGCAGCGCGGTGATGGCCGCGCTGTCCAGTTGTGCGAGATCAAGACCTTCGGGCAGCACCAACGCACGATAGGGCGAGGGACGCGCGAGCCGGTTGGCCGAGTCGGCGCCCACCCGCAGCACCTCGCGCGCCAGACGCAGTTCGGCAATCGCATCAGCCAACGGCATGGCGGTCTGTGTGCGCAACACCAGATCCTCGGCCGTCCAGCGCCCGGGCTCAACGCCGGTGAGCGTGAACTCCACGGGCAGCCGTGTGCCCGCCTGCGCAATGAAGGCGTTCACCCCCCGCGCAAAGGCATCGAATACCCGGCGACCGGCCGGGTGATAGCTGGTCCACTCGCGCTCATCATGCGGGCCGCGGAAGCGCAGCAGCCGTGCGAGGCGATCGTGCGCCACATATCCGGGCCCCATGATCGCACTCAGCTCGCCGCGGTACATGCGACGGTACATCTCCATCTGCCACAGCCGGTCCTGCGCCACCACAAAGCCCTGCGCGAAGAACAGGTCATCGAGCGACTGCGCGTAAATGTGCGGCACACCCCAGCGGTCGCGAATGACCTCCACCGGCGCGCGCAATCCGGTCAGCGTGGTGCTGCCGTCAATGCGCGAGAGCGCCGCACGCGCGAGCGCATTCAAGTCGGGCGGCTGACTGGGCTGTCGCGCGCCAAGCAGCAGGGTCAGCGCGCCGACGGCGATCATCAGCGCGGGAGCGGTGGTGCGTCGGCTCAATACGGGCCGGACACGATCGACGAGGCGGGTCATAGGCGCAATGTTACGCCCCATTGCCGCGCCCTGCGAGTTCGCCGACCTAAGCCTGCAACAGCGGCACGCCGTAGGCCGTGAGCATGCCATCGCGCGTGACCAGGTGCAAACCGCGCGCCATGGCCTGCGCCACCAGCAGCCGGTCAAACGGGTCAGCGTGGTGCGCCGGCAAACGCGCGCTGCGCTGGGCGTCGGCGGCAGACACGGGAAGCTCCACGAAGCCGGTCTCAGTGGCCGCGTGCAGCCATTCCGCGGGCAGCGTCAGCTTTCCCTTGGTGGCCTTGATCTCAAGCTCCCATGCCGAGGCGGCGCTGAAGTACACGACACGACCTGGGTCGCTGATTGCATCCCGCGCTTCGCTGCTGAGACGGTCCGGAGCATGCAAGGCCCACAGCAGCACATGGGAGTCGAGCAACAGGTTCATGACTTGCGGCGAGGCTCGGCTACACGGCGCAGCGGAGGTGGCTCAAGCGGTCCGCCGTAGAACAGCGATTCGATCTCCGCGTCATGATCCCAGCAGTCCGGCGACTCGATGACAGCGCCCGCCAGTTTGCCGAGTTGACGGGGGGCGGCGCCGGCCGCGACCGGCACGAGACGCACCAGCGGCGTGCCGGCCTTTGAGATCACGACCTCTTCACCATCCAGCACCTCGGCGATGAGCCGGGAGAGCTGGGTCTTGGCGGCGTGAATGTTCACGATCTTCATTAGTCTAGTCTAGTTTAGCTAGCCAGTGAACTCAAGGTGAGCCATGGGTTTTGGCGACAGTCTCCGCGCCAGGAGGCCGGACTCGCCACGGCCTGCAGCGCCTCGTATACTCGGCCTGCCCCACCATCGCCGCGTCCGCCAGACCCTGTGGCGCAGTCGCGTGACTCCCCCGCCTCCGCCATCCCATGCGATGGCGTCCTCCCTGTGACTGCCTGCCCCATGAAGCGCGCCCTGCTCGTATTCCTGCTCACCGCGCCGCTCTCCCTCGCTGCTGCGCAGACCAGCGACTTCAACACGCTGCGCTTCCGCGAAGTCGGCCCCGCCAACATGAGCGGTCGCGTCGTGGACATGGCGGTGGTCGAGTCCAATCCCTACGTGTGGTATGTCGCCTCAGCGACCGGCGGCGTGTGGAAGACCATCAACAACGGCGTCACCTGGCAGCCGGTCTTCCACCGCGAAGCCACACACTCGGTCGGTGCACTGGCTGTGCATCAGCGTGACACCAACATCGTGTGGGTGGGCACCGGCGAACGCGCGAATCGCCAGAGCAGCGGCTGGGGCGACGGCGTATACAAGTCCACCGACGGCGGACGCAGCTGGCGCAACATGGGGCTGCGCGAGTCGCATCACGTGGGGCGCATCGTGATGCACCCCACCGACCCCAACACGGTCTTCGTGGCTGCCATGGGTCACCTCTGGGGACCCAACGACGAGCGCGGTCTCTACCGCACTACCGATGGCGGCAACACCTGGCAGCGTGTGCTGGGGGTGAACGAGCACACCGGTGTCGTGGACGTGGCACTCGATCCGTCCAACCCGCGTGTCATGTACGCCGCCACCTACGAGCGGCGCCGCGCACCGTACGGTTTTGACGGCGGCGGACCGGGCAGCGCGCTTTACAAGAGCACCGACGGCGGCGACACCTGGCGCAAGCTCGCGCCCAGCGGTGCGTTTCCGCGCGACTCCGTGCGCCCCGGTGTCCGCCCGCCCACACTGCATGATGCCAACGGTCTGCCACTCGGCGAGTACGGCCGCATCGGCATCACCGTGTATCCCAAAGATCCACGCATCGTGTACGTGTCCATCGAGCAGGGCTGGCGCTACAACGCCTCCACGGCCTACGTCGGACGACGCGCCGGCATCTATCGCTCGCAGAATGCCGGCGAAACCTGGGAGCGCATGAGCGACTGGAATCCGCGCCCCATGTACGCCAGTCAGCCGCAGGTCGATCCCAACGATCCCTGCCGCATCTACATGCAGAACGAATTCTCCGTCTCCACCGACTGCGGCAAGACCTTCACCGCGCCGCGTCAGTCACTGCATGGCGACGACCGGTTTGTGTGGATCGATCCACGCGACTCGCGCCACCTCATCAAGCTCGACGACGGCGGCATCGGCGTGTCCTACGACTTTGGACGGACCTGGCTGTTTGTGCAGTCTCTGCCCATCAGCCAGTGGTATCGCATTGCGGCAGACAACGCGCGGCCTTTCAACCTCTATGGTGGCTTGCAGGACAACGGCAGCTGGTACGGCCCCAGCGCCACCTATCGCTCCGAAGGCATCCTCAACGAAGACTGGACACGCATTGGCGGTGGCGACGGCTTCTTCTCGCTGCCCGACACCACCGACCCGCGTGTCATCTACTCGGCCTCGCAGTACCTCGGCCTGCAGAAGCTCGATCCGCGTACGCTGCAGCGGCAGGATGTCCGGCCTGACAATGCGCGCGGCGCCATTGGCGCGCGCCGCAATTTTGATGCGTGGTTCCTGGTGCAGCCTGAAGCCGAGCTGGCCAACGCCATGGCGGGTGCCAACTGGGATGCGCCGTATATCATCTCGCCGCACGATGGTGCCACTCTTTATGCGGGCACCAACAAGCTCTGGAAGAGCACGAATCGTGGGCTGACCTGGACCTCGCTGGGCGACATGACCACCGGCGTGAACCGCCGCGAGCTGCCCATCAACGGCCGCCGCGCGGACGAACTCACGCCCTCGCAGGACGACGGCAACCCGTACTATCCCACGCTCACGGCCATCGCCGAATCACCGCGGCAGCGCGGCCTGCTGTATGTGGGCACCGACGACGGCAACGTGAAGGTCTCGCGCGACGGTGGCGCAACCTGGCACGATGCACACTCACTCATGGGCCGCTTGGCCAGCAACGCCCTGCCGCGCAACGCCTGGATCAACGGCATTGAGGCCTCGCGTCATGCTGTGGGTACCGCGTACGTGGTGGCCAACAATTATCGCAACGACGACTTCGGCAGCTACATCTACAAGACCACCGACGCCGGCCGCAGCTGGACATCCATTACCAGTGACCTGCCGGCGGGTCGTGTGGCGCGCACCCTGCGGGAAGATCCGCGCAATCCCAATGTGCTCTACCTCGGCACCGAGCTCGGGCTGTTTGTCAGCACCAACGGCGGCGCAAACTGGGCCGAGCTGCGCGCCAACCTGCCCACGCTGGCCATCAACGATTTGCTCGTGCATCCGCGTGACAACGATCTGGTCATTGCCACACACGGACGCGGCATCTGGATTCTGGACGATGTGAATCCGCTGCAGGAGCTCACACCGGCTGTGAAGGAGTCGGCCGCGCATCTCTTCCGCATTGAACCGGCCTATCAGGTGCGGTTGGCTGCCGAGAAGGCGCACATGGGCGACATGGTGTTCCGTGGCGAGAATCCGCCGACTGGTGCCATCGTGCAGTTCTGGCTCAAGGATGCCACCACGAAGCCGACGTTCACCGTGCTTGACGCGAGTGGCAAGACCGTCGCCACTCTGTCACCCAATGTGCGTGCAGGCGTGAACCGCTTTGTATGGGGCCTGCGCCACGACTCCCTGCCTGCCGGTGTGCGCGGCGGGGGCGACGAGGACGAAGGCGGCGGTGGTGCCGCGCGCGCCCTGCCCGGCCCACTTGTGCTGCCGGGTACCTACACGCTGCGCATGAGTGTGGGTGGGGTGCAGCGCACGCAAACGGTGCGCGTCATGGACGATCCGCGCATCAACGTGACACCGGTGCTGCGCGCCAAGTGGCACGCAGATCTCCTGCGCATTGCCGACGTGTATCGTACGGCGGTGGAGCTGAATCGCGGCAAGAACAGTGCGGAAACCCGCGAGTTGCTACGCCGCGTGAGTGGTCTGTACAGTGCGGTATCGGGATGGACGGGGCCCATGACTAGTGACCAGACCGCACAGTTGCAGTACTTCAGGCGGAAGATCGCCGAGCTGCGGTAGCCTGCGGTCACCAGCACGATTACGTCGGGCGCCGGGCTACTCCCCCTCGAGCGCCCGAATGTCGTCGAGATCCTTCGTCCTGCCACTGGCGCGCTTGTTTCTGATGAAGGCTTCGCGGCCAATGAATTGCACGGGCACGTCGAACAGTGTGCCCTGGACGGATTCCTGCCAGGCGCTGGTGAACTCAACTCCACTGATGCTGGTCAGGATATCAATCCGAAACGGCGGGATGCCCAACTGAATCACCTGATTCGGCGTGGTAAAGTCTTTCTCAGATACTCCAAGGGCAGCAAGGGGCGCACCAAAATCAACCAGAGCACGCCAAGTGCGGGTGGCGTTCATCGCCGTGGGTTCGACCCAAACGTCAAGGTCGCCCGTGACGCGCGGCACGCCGTGCGCCGCGAGGGCGTGTGCGCCAACGACCAGAAAGCGCACATCCTCCGCTCGCAGCGCAATAAGCAGCTCCCGAAAATCGTCGGTCATTGTCACACATCGCTTAGCAACGGCCGCACCACGACCGGCATGGTGGCGCGGGTATACGAAGGAAGAGGTCGTCCCGACAACCGCCAAGCTTCGAGCGTCAGCGCGGTCACGGCAGCGACACGCTCGTCGACTGTCCCGCCCATGCGCCGGTCGCCAGCCTCGGCACTGCCCAGGGCCACCACACGTGCCGTCATCTGTCGACGATTGGACATATCGGAAATCTAGCAGCCTTGGGCTTCCTTCACGACGCTTCTTTGTTGGTGGGTTCGGGATTTTTGCCAGCTTTCACCCGCTGACGATCGACCACCGGCCAGCCCTGCGACCCAGTGCCCTACACCCGCTCTTCGGGATCGGCAAGAAACCACTCCAGTCGGCCGCAACCCACACAGGCAAGCGTAGCCGCCGAGCGGTTAGCCCAGTCAAGATTGAGGAAGGTGAGGCCGGCGGTGTTGAGCTGCGCACGCCCCTCAAGAAAGTGTTCGCCACCGCAGTGCGGACAGCGCACGGGGCGCCCGGCGACTTCGAAACGGTCAGGGGTTGGGCCATCGGCCATGGCCTTAACGCCAGCGGCGAAGGCACCAAGGAACTTCTTCATGCTGACTCCGCGTCTTCAGGGGGTTCTGACCCACAATCCGGCCAGCATTGGCCACTCGACCTGCTCAAACACCTTGCCCGATAATACGGCCCGGATGGGTCCGAACAGCAGATTGATGCCCATGCCCTCACCAAATCGTGCAGAGGCCGTCGCGTGCATGTGAATGTGCGGAAAGTCCGAGTTGCCGGAGTTGCCGCAGCGCCCGATTTCGCGACCGGCCTCCACAGCGTCCCCCGTCCGCACTGACACAGTGCCTCGGCGGAGATGGGCGAGATAGTAGAAGCGTCCCCCACTGCCGATGACGACGTGATTACCCAGCGGATTGGCCCGGTCATGCGTGCCGAGCGGATTGTCGGGAAACGAATCCGCCACCTGCACCACCTGACCACTCACCGGCGAAACCACCGGCGTGTCCCAGCAGAAGAACTCCTCGATTCGGCGTGCGCCGGGCGACGCGAGCTCCCGCCCGGACGCTCCGCCCACCACACCGAAGTCCACGCCAAACGCCTGGGAGGCCACCGTCATGTGATGGTTGACGTTTGGCGTGTCTCCACCCTGCAGCACGAACAGCGGCTGGCGCGACGGGAGGCCAACCGTCTGGGCGCCAAGGGGGGCAACGAGCGTGCTCAAAAGCACAAGACAGGCAAGCCGCGACATCGAAATGGGGGTGCAGGTTGGACGTGCGCAATGACCATCGTTCTTGAAATCTACCTGCGGCTCTGACCGAGGGCCGAAAGGCAGACCCGCAAATGATCGCCCCCCCAACGAAACCCGGAACCCGGCCCACGCATTCATTTCCTGAGCGGGGTCCGCACAGCGGCGCCCCCAGCCTCTTTCCCCTTGCCCTGCCCTCCAGTGTCCACCCGACGCCTTCCCGTCTACATCCTCGCCGACGTGTCCGGATCGATGCAGGGCACACCCATTGAATCGGTCAAGTCCGGCATCCGCCAGTTGCATCGCGACCTGCTGGGCGACCCGCAGGCCATCGAAAGCGCCTATCTCGCCGTGTTGACCTTTGGCAACGCCGCGCAGCAGCTCGTGCCGCTCACCGAAGTGGCCATGTTCAATCCGCCCGACCTCATTGCCAACGGCGCCACCAATTTTGGCGAAGGTCTGCGTCTCCTGCTCGAGTCCTTCGACCGCGAGCTCGTGCGCACCACCGCCGATCAGAAGGGCGACTGGCGACCGCTCGTGTTCATTCTCTCCGACGGCGCGCCCACCGATGTGGAGTGGCCCATGTACGCGCAGCAGCTGCGTGAACGGCGCCCCGCCAACATCATTGCCGTGGCCTGCGGTGATCAGGCGGACACGCAGGTGCTCAAGCAGGTCACGGACACCGTGATCCAGATGCAGGACATGTCGCCCGACGCCTTCAAGGCCTTCTTCCGCTTCGTGTCGGCGTCCGTCAAGCAGACGAGTGCCAAGGTGGGCGCGATGGCCGACGGACAGGGCATCACGCTGCCGCCGCCACCGCCTGGCATCACGATCGTTCCGTAAGGGCGCGTGTCATCACCACTCCCCACACCCGTCTCCGTCGAGACCGCACCACACGATACGCCGGCAGTAGACGCACCACCGCGCGCCGTGTGGACTTCCAAGCCACCCAACACACCCTGGTGCCCCGACGAGTGGCGTGAGCACCTCGAGGCGGTGGCGCCGGAGCTCGTCGCGCCAACGGGTGATCAAGACGGCGACGCCATCGGCGAGCAGCACGCTACGGACCACTGGCAGCTGCTGCTTGTCTCGCGGCGCGGTCGCGTGCACGCGCACCGCGGTGAGCACCGCGAAGACGCCGGCAGCATCACCGCCACACCACACGGCTGGTGCGCCGCCGTGGCCGACGGGGCCGGCTCGGCGCCCTACAGCCGACTTGGTGCAGCCATTGCCACGCAGGTGTTCACGCGCAGCATACAGGCTGCACTGGGCCCAGACACCAGCGCATCCGCCGCAACGGCGAACGACATCCTGGCGAATGCCATGCAGCACGCCGCCACGGCCAGCAACGCCGCCATGCGTGACTTCGCCGAACGCACCGGGCTCGCTCACCGCGATCTGCGCACCACCTTGCTTGCAGCGGCCCTGCACGGCGATACCCTGGCCCTCATGCAGGTTGGTGATGGGGCCATGGCCCTGCGGCATGCCGACGGCCGCATGTCACACCCGCACGCCGTCGCCACCGGCGACTATTCGGGCGAGGTCGCGCACTTTCTCCCCGACGACGGCGCGCTGGAGCAGCTGCAGCAATCCCTCGTGCTGCAGCCGCGCGCGGACTGCGTGGGTCTCGTGCTCGCCACCGACGGCGTGGAAGACCCCTGGTATCCGTTCACACGCCATGCGGGCACTCTCTTCTCGCAACTGGTCCGCGGAAGCAACGAAGCCGACGCGCTGCCCACCGGCCTCACGTCGGCATGGCACGAGCCCGTGCTGTCTGCACCAGATCCGGTGCAGGCTCTCACGGCGTGGCTGGGCTTCGAGAAGCGTGGCGAGAATGACGACCGCACGCTCTGCGTGATCTGGCACGAGCAGGCGTCGTGACTACCCGCTTCACAGCAGCAGGCCGGTGGCGCGCATGAGTGGCGTGAATGTCCGTCTCACCGACGGCCGGGTGCTGCAGATTGACGACGAACCAGTGGGCACCGGCGCCGAGAAGAGAGTATTCCTCACGCGCGACCGGCAACTGGCCGTGGGCTTCTATTACGGCACGCTGAGCGATCGACGCGAACGTGTGGACCGTCTCACGCGCATCCTCACCAACTACAACCCCACACTGGCCAGCAACGGCGCATACTGGTCGCCTTACTTCTGCTGGCCGGTGGGCATGGCCGATGGCGTGAACGCCGTGCCACAGGCCTTTGCGCAGCGGCAGCAACTCGTCTGGCCGCCATTGGCGGTGGTCACGCCAACCTATCGCAGCAACTTCTTCTTTCACGACCGCTTCGGCGGACGTCAGGAGAAAGAGGTGCGCTGGTTCACGGGCGGCAAGGCCTCGAAGTTCGTGCCGCAGGCTGAAACCGGCTCGCTGCTCACCCGCCTGCAGGTGGCCGTGCGCCTCGCACGCGCCGTTCGCCGACTGCACATGGCCGGGCTGGCGCACGCCGACCTGTCCAATAAGAACGTACTGGTTGACCCAAAGGGTGGCGATGCCTGCATCATCGACATCGACTCGCTCGTCGTGCCCGGTGTGGCACCGCCAGCCGTACTCGGCACACCCGGCTACATCGCTCCCGAAGTGCTGGCCAACAAGGCGCAGCCCGGCATTGCCACCGACAAGCATGCGCTGGCCGTGCTGCTCTATGAACTGCTGCTGCAACGGCATCCGCTGCAGGGCAAGCGTGTCAACAGCACCCGCTCGGCCGAAGAAGACGAGCAACTGTCGATGGGTTCACACGCGCTGTTCATCGAGCACCCCACCGACCGACGCAATCCGCCGCACAGTGCGCTGACCGTGCCGTTCACGCGGCTCGGGCCCGCGTTGGCCGCGTGCATGACGCGCACGTTTGTTGACGGATTGCATGCGCCCGGTGCGCGTGCCGACGCCGCCGAGTGGGAAGTGGCCCTCTACAAGACCCTGCAGCGCGCGTATCCATTGCCGTCGGGCAAGTGGACCATTCTGGGCACGGGCTTGCCGCGCGCCACACTGCACGGCGATGAACGCATTGCCGGGCCGGTGCTGGCCGCGCAGCTCTATCGTGAAACGCCGCAGGGGCTGGTGGACGAGCAGGACTACTTCGTGCTCTTTCATCACCTCGCATTGCACGACTGGCATCTTCGCATGGGGACCCTGCCCAACGAGAAGGCCGATCGCACGCCGCGTGGCTATGTAGCGCAACACGAGGGCAAGTGGTGGCTGGTGAACACAAGCGACACGCCCTGGGACGTGGTGGATGGACCGCGCATCGGCCGGAATGCGTCGGTGGAGTGCGTGCCGGGTCTCACGCTGCGCATTGGTGATGAACTGCCGGCGCGCGTGCTGCGCATCGGCACCTTGTAGGCGGTTCGCGCAATGCACAACGCACCGCATGACGCCTTCGCCCGCGTGAGCGCGGCGCTGCTTGCGGTGTGGCCACAGGTGGCCAATCAGACCGCTGGAATGACCACTTCCGAGCGTGGTCTCCTGCTGGACCACTGTGGCAGCGATCACCGTCCACTGGTGGACTTGCTTCTCGATATTGGGCAGCAGATTCGCCCACAGTTGCTGACCATTGGCAGCACACCGCAGCGTGCGGCGGATTGGGTCAACACGCGCGCGCCTCTCGTGCATAAGCTGGTGGCCACACGTTATCTGCAGCCCGATGTCGCACGTTGGGCGGTGGATGTGTGGGGCACGGCGCTTGGGCTGGTTGCTGAGCTCACGCCACCGGTTGTCGAAACCGCCACCGCGGCGCCCAACATGGCCGACGCAACCCGCAAGCCTGCACCAGCGCCAGCACCGCCGGCCAAGCCGGCGCAGCGTCAACCAGCGGCACGTGCGGCGGCCACAACACGACCCACGTCACCTCGGTCGCCAGCACCGCGTACCACGATGGTGGTGACCACCGTCTCGTCGAGCACTACGGTCGTGGTCAATCGCCGCGCGACTCCGGGGATGCACTTCCAGCCGGCCGAGCGCCTCGCGGCGGCGGTGCTGGGTCTGTTGCTGCTCGTCATCACCGTGTCGTGGTCGCAGGATCTGCGCCAGCGCCGGTCGGGCGAGGTTCCGCTCGCCAATCCTGACGATCGCACGGTAGAGGCCACACCGCCGGCACCGCCGGTTGAACCCTCCGTCGCGCTGCCCGGCGCCGGCGCTGTTGTGCAATCCGACCGCCGCATTTCCGGCTCGCTTGTGGATGCCGGTGTTGGCGGGCGCTACGTCGTCACGGCGCGAGTGCAGGAGGTGAGCGGCACCAGGAATTGTCGCGCGGTGGCCGATGCCCTGGAAATTGGACGCGAAACACTGGAAGTGGTGACGCATGAACCGGGCAGCTCGCGCTTTGCCCTCCCTGGCCGCGAGGTCACGGGAACGCTCGATGCCGAGGGCTGGTTTACTGCCTATCCGCGTTCCGGAACCACCGGCAACATCAACTGGCAGTTCCGCATGCGTGGTCGATTTGCTGCCAACGGCTTCAGCGCCCTGAGCGAGACCTACACTTCCGCGGTGCTGCGTTGGGGGCGTTCGCAGCACTGCGTGGTGACGGCGGAGCTCACCGGTCGCCGACTTCCCGATTGATGCGCGGCATATGATGGCCTTTGTCGACCCGCGTGTGCGCATGCGTGAGGCGCTCCGCACCCTGATTGCCGAGCGCCCGGACGCATGGGCAGAGCCGTCCATGTTCGTGCTTCGCAACCGCCTGCTCGACCACACGGGCAGCGACGCGCGCCCGCTGGCCGAGTTCCTGCTCGAGGCCTGGCAGCGTGGCTGGGGCGACCGACTTGGCGCTGGTGCAATGGACAGCGCGCGATTTGACGCGCTGGTCTCGCCCTTTGTGTTGCAGTGGTCGGCCGAGCGTTTCGTACAGCC includes:
- a CDS encoding type II toxin-antitoxin system VapC family toxin, giving the protein MNLLLDSHVLLWALHAPDRLSSEARDAISDPGRVVYFSAASAWELEIKATKGKLTLPAEWLHAATETGFVELPVSAADAQRSARLPAHHADPFDRLLVAQAMARGLHLVTRDGMLTAYGVPLLQA
- a CDS encoding type II toxin-antitoxin system Phd/YefM family antitoxin, with the translated sequence MKIVNIHAAKTQLSRLIAEVLDGEEVVISKAGTPLVRLVPVAAGAAPRQLGKLAGAVIESPDCWDHDAEIESLFYGGPLEPPPLRRVAEPRRKS
- a CDS encoding VPS10 domain-containing protein, which encodes MKRALLVFLLTAPLSLAAAQTSDFNTLRFREVGPANMSGRVVDMAVVESNPYVWYVASATGGVWKTINNGVTWQPVFHREATHSVGALAVHQRDTNIVWVGTGERANRQSSGWGDGVYKSTDGGRSWRNMGLRESHHVGRIVMHPTDPNTVFVAAMGHLWGPNDERGLYRTTDGGNTWQRVLGVNEHTGVVDVALDPSNPRVMYAATYERRRAPYGFDGGGPGSALYKSTDGGDTWRKLAPSGAFPRDSVRPGVRPPTLHDANGLPLGEYGRIGITVYPKDPRIVYVSIEQGWRYNASTAYVGRRAGIYRSQNAGETWERMSDWNPRPMYASQPQVDPNDPCRIYMQNEFSVSTDCGKTFTAPRQSLHGDDRFVWIDPRDSRHLIKLDDGGIGVSYDFGRTWLFVQSLPISQWYRIAADNARPFNLYGGLQDNGSWYGPSATYRSEGILNEDWTRIGGGDGFFSLPDTTDPRVIYSASQYLGLQKLDPRTLQRQDVRPDNARGAIGARRNFDAWFLVQPEAELANAMAGANWDAPYIISPHDGATLYAGTNKLWKSTNRGLTWTSLGDMTTGVNRRELPINGRRADELTPSQDDGNPYYPTLTAIAESPRQRGLLYVGTDDGNVKVSRDGGATWHDAHSLMGRLASNALPRNAWINGIEASRHAVGTAYVVANNYRNDDFGSYIYKTTDAGRSWTSITSDLPAGRVARTLREDPRNPNVLYLGTELGLFVSTNGGANWAELRANLPTLAINDLLVHPRDNDLVIATHGRGIWILDDVNPLQELTPAVKESAAHLFRIEPAYQVRLAAEKAHMGDMVFRGENPPTGAIVQFWLKDATTKPTFTVLDASGKTVATLSPNVRAGVNRFVWGLRHDSLPAGVRGGGDEDEGGGGAARALPGPLVLPGTYTLRMSVGGVQRTQTVRVMDDPRINVTPVLRAKWHADLLRIADVYRTAVELNRGKNSAETRELLRRVSGLYSAVSGWTGPMTSDQTAQLQYFRRKIAELR
- a CDS encoding M23 family metallopeptidase, encoding MSTLVAPLGAQTVGLPSRQPLFVLQGGDTPNVNHHMTVASQAFGVDFGVVGGASGRELASPGARRIEEFFCWDTPVVSPVSGQVVQVADSFPDNPLGTHDRANPLGNHVVIGSGGRFYYLAHLRRGTVSVRTGDAVEAGREIGRCGNSGNSDFPHIHMHATASARFGEGMGINLLFGPIRAVLSGKVFEQVEWPMLAGLWVRTP
- a CDS encoding vWA domain-containing protein, which translates into the protein MSTRRLPVYILADVSGSMQGTPIESVKSGIRQLHRDLLGDPQAIESAYLAVLTFGNAAQQLVPLTEVAMFNPPDLIANGATNFGEGLRLLLESFDRELVRTTADQKGDWRPLVFILSDGAPTDVEWPMYAQQLRERRPANIIAVACGDQADTQVLKQVTDTVIQMQDMSPDAFKAFFRFVSASVKQTSAKVGAMADGQGITLPPPPPGITIVP
- a CDS encoding PP2C family serine/threonine-protein phosphatase, which codes for MWTSKPPNTPWCPDEWREHLEAVAPELVAPTGDQDGDAIGEQHATDHWQLLLVSRRGRVHAHRGEHREDAGSITATPHGWCAAVADGAGSAPYSRLGAAIATQVFTRSIQAALGPDTSASAATANDILANAMQHAATASNAAMRDFAERTGLAHRDLRTTLLAAALHGDTLALMQVGDGAMALRHADGRMSHPHAVATGDYSGEVAHFLPDDGALEQLQQSLVLQPRADCVGLVLATDGVEDPWYPFTRHAGTLFSQLVRGSNEADALPTGLTSAWHEPVLSAPDPVQALTAWLGFEKRGENDDRTLCVIWHEQAS
- a CDS encoding protein kinase domain-containing protein — encoded protein: MSGVNVRLTDGRVLQIDDEPVGTGAEKRVFLTRDRQLAVGFYYGTLSDRRERVDRLTRILTNYNPTLASNGAYWSPYFCWPVGMADGVNAVPQAFAQRQQLVWPPLAVVTPTYRSNFFFHDRFGGRQEKEVRWFTGGKASKFVPQAETGSLLTRLQVAVRLARAVRRLHMAGLAHADLSNKNVLVDPKGGDACIIDIDSLVVPGVAPPAVLGTPGYIAPEVLANKAQPGIATDKHALAVLLYELLLQRHPLQGKRVNSTRSAEEDEQLSMGSHALFIEHPTDRRNPPHSALTVPFTRLGPALAACMTRTFVDGLHAPGARADAAEWEVALYKTLQRAYPLPSGKWTILGTGLPRATLHGDERIAGPVLAAQLYRETPQGLVDEQDYFVLFHHLALHDWHLRMGTLPNEKADRTPRGYVAQHEGKWWLVNTSDTPWDVVDGPRIGRNASVECVPGLTLRIGDELPARVLRIGTL